In Desulfovibrio gilichinskyi, a genomic segment contains:
- a CDS encoding glycosyltransferase family 2 protein — MSPQSINFTNSDIENFLLEIKESVPLWAFGTEEISHQRGLINTFQTFSAKNPSFLLPCHGLALWMWLQNPLDVFAARKLLEVNKSNLPKGLGNIVNSIANRPAHNIPLEDLDTLLHANDKTLIIKHLFPLFRGPDGITWLAHSWETLLRLGNSELPKTALDITPWNDELLPVKQRLFAQYSFLYLPHQEALDAVSKLDDKIWGFWKEFMKCELFLKLGEQERAVATLSALWKENIWNLNWGQKLHSLLNPVQTKNILNSSDEVSILLYSWNNAKLIENTLKNVADSRIGNAKIFALNNGSSDSTGQVIHEAENFFPKGQYHSIQLPVNVGAPAARNWLLAQPEVRKGKWAVFLDDDVELPQNWLEELLATAKQYKNPGAVGCRITSTTVPTSIQSADYHIFPPGAGTSQIEGLTERIMVFDNCRSAFDYGQFSYTRPAVHVSGCCHMLNLEAINKSGPFDVRFNPTQFDDLERDLRAYLSGCNHIYAGQLRIGHIQHSSLAKASNIKGMAQVFGNKIKLESKFSEQDINNIFSSDLLSIWSDIERKWKELAERF, encoded by the coding sequence ATGTCCCCGCAAAGTATAAATTTTACGAATTCTGATATTGAAAATTTTCTTTTAGAAATAAAAGAAAGTGTTCCCTTATGGGCATTCGGCACAGAGGAAATATCACATCAACGCGGTCTTATTAATACATTTCAGACTTTTTCGGCAAAGAATCCGTCTTTTCTGCTGCCCTGCCATGGTCTTGCCCTGTGGATGTGGTTACAAAATCCACTGGATGTTTTTGCGGCACGTAAACTTTTAGAAGTAAATAAAAGCAATCTTCCTAAGGGACTTGGAAACATTGTAAATTCCATTGCAAACAGGCCTGCACACAATATTCCACTTGAGGATTTAGACACCCTTCTTCATGCAAACGATAAGACGCTTATAATCAAGCATCTATTCCCTCTGTTTCGCGGACCTGATGGAATTACTTGGCTGGCACACTCGTGGGAGACTCTACTTCGTCTCGGAAACTCTGAACTTCCGAAAACAGCCTTAGATATTACCCCGTGGAATGACGAGTTACTACCTGTAAAACAAAGATTATTTGCCCAGTACAGTTTTTTATACTTGCCCCATCAGGAAGCTTTAGACGCTGTTTCCAAACTGGATGATAAAATCTGGGGATTTTGGAAAGAGTTCATGAAATGTGAGTTATTCTTGAAACTCGGCGAACAGGAAAGAGCAGTTGCAACACTATCCGCCCTCTGGAAGGAAAATATCTGGAATCTGAATTGGGGCCAAAAGTTGCACAGCCTTTTAAACCCTGTTCAAACAAAAAATATTTTAAATTCATCTGATGAAGTTTCTATTCTGTTATACTCTTGGAACAACGCAAAATTAATCGAAAATACTCTTAAAAACGTAGCTGATTCAAGAATCGGCAATGCAAAGATATTTGCGCTGAACAACGGCTCAAGCGACAGCACTGGTCAAGTGATTCACGAAGCTGAAAATTTTTTTCCAAAAGGGCAATACCACTCCATTCAGCTTCCGGTAAACGTCGGGGCTCCTGCGGCCCGCAACTGGCTGCTTGCGCAGCCGGAAGTCCGCAAGGGGAAATGGGCTGTATTTTTAGATGACGATGTTGAGCTTCCGCAAAACTGGCTTGAAGAATTGCTTGCCACAGCAAAGCAGTACAAAAATCCCGGAGCCGTGGGATGCCGGATAACATCCACCACCGTCCCGACCAGCATACAGTCAGCGGATTATCATATCTTCCCGCCGGGAGCAGGAACATCACAGATAGAAGGATTAACAGAAAGGATAATGGTTTTCGACAACTGCCGCTCAGCCTTTGATTACGGACAGTTTTCATACACCCGTCCTGCGGTGCATGTGTCTGGATGCTGTCATATGCTTAACCTTGAAGCAATAAATAAAAGCGGACCGTTTGATGTACGTTTTAATCCCACTCAATTCGATGATCTTGAACGGGATTTAAGAGCATACCTCAGCGGCTGCAACCACATATATGCAGGCCAGCTACGTATAGGGCATATACAGCATTCAAGCCTTGCAAAGGCCAGCAATATAAAAGGAATGGCTCAAGTCTTCGGAAACAAAATCAAACTGGAAAGCAAATTCTCCGAGCAAGATATAAACAATATATTTTCAAGCGATTTGCTCTCTATCTGGTCCGATATTGAAAGAAAATGGAAAGAGTTGGCAGAGAGGTTTTAA
- a CDS encoding TrmH family RNA methyltransferase, which yields MEKKRTPQREARIRQVLEKRQKDLTLIVDNVWDPHNVSAILRSCDAFGIYGIHLYYTDAEWPDFDNKSSASGKKWVERTMHSDAAEMVGSLRNQGYQVLRTGFSANARPLMDFDLSKPSAVILSNEHSGTAPELAQLVPDEVYIPMQGMIQSFNVSVAAGLILYHGFTQRHAKGMYDTPSFSQEEMDVIVEDWLSR from the coding sequence ATGGAAAAAAAGAGAACACCCCAAAGAGAAGCAAGAATCAGGCAAGTGCTGGAAAAACGGCAGAAAGATCTAACACTAATTGTAGATAACGTTTGGGATCCACATAATGTTTCCGCCATTTTACGCAGTTGTGATGCTTTCGGTATCTACGGAATCCACTTGTATTATACTGATGCAGAGTGGCCGGATTTCGATAACAAATCTTCTGCATCAGGTAAAAAATGGGTTGAGCGCACTATGCACTCAGATGCTGCCGAAATGGTCGGATCTCTTCGTAATCAGGGATATCAGGTTTTAAGAACCGGTTTTTCAGCAAATGCACGTCCACTTATGGATTTTGACCTTAGCAAACCTTCGGCTGTTATTCTCAGCAATGAACATAGCGGCACTGCTCCTGAGCTGGCGCAGCTTGTCCCTGATGAAGTTTATATTCCGATGCAGGGGATGATACAAAGCTTTAATGTATCCGTTGCCGCCGGTCTCATTCTCTACCATGGCTTTACACAGCGACATGCCAAAGGAATGTATGACACTCCGTCTTTCTCACAGGAAGAAATGGATGTTATTGTAGAGGACTGGCTTTCCCGTTAA
- a CDS encoding histidine kinase, which translates to MSEDDSLIEEFFSEVNDKYYPQVLEGIDLLDEQQIEEGIEILSRPLHTIKGVTGFMSGFEPASTFTHKVESFLRKMQSGEIGRSLPQIALAIESVNSIFILIEQLRNTGTYDTEFTTDIEERLLGEGKPAAVTLGNGLSPVEIESIDENKIITISVNRLYLYEQREAVKKNLHDIPTNSRVLFDFTNTLSVGSSLFELIVSFSDRLEISITGMNNLCSSTFHSWGFSRYITEYDNRETFLADNISGANG; encoded by the coding sequence ATGAGTGAAGACGATTCTTTAATTGAAGAATTCTTTTCTGAAGTTAATGATAAATACTACCCGCAAGTTCTTGAGGGTATAGACCTTCTTGATGAGCAGCAGATTGAAGAAGGTATTGAAATACTCTCTCGTCCTCTTCACACAATAAAAGGCGTTACGGGATTTATGTCCGGCTTTGAACCGGCCTCAACCTTTACTCATAAAGTTGAAAGTTTTCTGAGAAAAATGCAGTCAGGCGAAATAGGGAGGAGCTTACCGCAGATAGCCCTTGCTATTGAATCTGTGAACTCCATATTTATTCTTATTGAACAACTCAGAAATACCGGTACTTACGATACAGAATTTACAACAGATATCGAAGAAAGACTTTTAGGAGAAGGTAAACCGGCTGCAGTCACTCTCGGCAACGGGTTATCCCCCGTTGAAATAGAATCCATTGATGAGAATAAAATTATTACCATCTCTGTCAACAGACTGTACCTTTACGAACAGCGTGAAGCTGTTAAAAAAAATTTACATGATATACCAACCAACAGCAGAGTCTTATTTGATTTCACTAACACTTTATCTGTAGGTTCATCGCTTTTCGAACTTATTGTATCTTTTTCAGACAGACTTGAAATCAGTATTACCGGGATGAATAACTTATGTTCATCAACATTTCATTCTTGGGGGTTTTCCAGATATATTACTGAATATGACAACCGGGAAACATTTCTTGCAGACAATATTTCTGGAGCAAACGGATAA
- the pdxA gene encoding 4-hydroxythreonine-4-phosphate dehydrogenase PdxA, translated as MKKNICITLGDPNGLGPELVCRLLAGRKPDRAFLMIGPANSLEYHLERLGLDLFYEEINDPKQIVGAKAGYYLYCPEKLKNFKLNIGVAEPEGGRGAGEALETAVQLLNDKIVFGLVTCPLNKAMLQLAGFDFPGHTEFLAERSGVGRDNVCMHLGGPKLKVSLVSTHPKFRDIPALVTKERILRCLDLTDQLVKSLGLEQPIAVCGLNPHAGESGRIGHEEIDIIEPAIKEANAKGLNVEGPFPGDTIFYFAAQGAYSAVLAMYHDQGLAPLKLLHFSEAVNITLGLPFPRTSPDHGTGYDITGTGKASLDSFKAALETAEKMVDA; from the coding sequence ATGAAAAAAAATATATGTATAACTCTTGGTGATCCGAATGGTCTTGGACCTGAGCTTGTTTGCAGATTATTAGCAGGGCGCAAACCTGATCGTGCGTTTTTGATGATAGGCCCTGCAAACAGTTTGGAATATCATTTGGAACGGCTCGGGCTGGATCTGTTTTATGAAGAAATTAACGACCCGAAACAGATTGTCGGCGCGAAGGCGGGATATTATCTTTATTGTCCTGAGAAACTTAAAAATTTTAAATTGAATATAGGTGTTGCGGAACCTGAAGGGGGGCGTGGCGCCGGGGAAGCTTTGGAAACGGCTGTTCAGTTGTTAAATGATAAAATTGTTTTCGGGCTTGTGACTTGCCCGCTGAACAAAGCTATGTTGCAACTGGCCGGATTCGATTTTCCGGGGCATACGGAGTTTCTGGCAGAAAGGTCCGGAGTAGGGCGTGATAATGTTTGTATGCATCTTGGCGGACCGAAACTTAAAGTAAGCCTTGTCAGCACTCATCCTAAGTTTAGAGATATTCCGGCTTTGGTCACCAAAGAAAGAATTTTGCGCTGTCTCGATCTGACTGATCAGCTTGTGAAGTCGCTTGGTCTAGAACAGCCTATTGCCGTGTGCGGTCTTAATCCTCATGCAGGTGAATCCGGGCGGATCGGGCACGAAGAGATTGATATTATTGAACCTGCAATTAAGGAAGCTAATGCAAAAGGGCTGAATGTTGAAGGTCCGTTCCCCGGCGATACTATTTTTTATTTTGCAGCGCAGGGCGCATACAGCGCAGTCCTTGCCATGTATCATGATCAGGGATTGGCTCCGCTTAAACTTTTGCATTTCAGTGAAGCTGTAAATATTACGCTTGGATTGCCGTTTCCGAGAACTTCACCGGATCACGGTACAGGCTATGACATTACCGGTACCGGAAAAGCGTCATTAGACAGCTTTAAAGCAGCACTTGAAACAGCCGAAAAAATGGTGGACGCATAG
- a CDS encoding tetratricopeptide repeat protein, protein MSGELTNARKKLAGVSSLLKQKKAMPAVQAVYDAVVIMLRGSLMKSEREEFQELLDSTVHILNGDKKLREDYPLIINYTHGEEKVLMEVLRELLKELQEKVSANAQGILKAMEKRKKDSLEQGQALIEKGDVPEAHFMFNQLIRDFKDDTELRAEIADKFIKAGLYKEALSYLEDALAHDPNAIFLYNRIGIVLRKMQDFATAEKYYLKALQINDKDEYLFFNCGRLYYDWKKWDKMAEAAKKAIKINPNFAEAEKMLKFANKKIG, encoded by the coding sequence ATGTCCGGTGAACTTACTAATGCCAGAAAAAAGCTGGCTGGAGTATCAAGCCTTTTAAAACAAAAAAAGGCCATGCCTGCTGTTCAGGCTGTATACGATGCAGTTGTTATAATGCTTCGTGGTTCGCTTATGAAGTCGGAACGCGAAGAGTTTCAGGAACTGCTCGACAGTACCGTACATATTTTAAACGGTGATAAAAAATTGCGGGAAGATTATCCGCTGATCATCAATTATACGCACGGTGAAGAAAAAGTTCTGATGGAAGTTCTGCGCGAACTCTTAAAAGAGTTGCAGGAAAAAGTCAGTGCCAATGCTCAGGGTATCCTGAAAGCAATGGAAAAACGGAAGAAAGACAGTCTTGAGCAGGGACAAGCGCTAATAGAAAAAGGCGATGTTCCGGAAGCACACTTTATGTTTAACCAGCTTATCCGTGACTTTAAAGATGACACAGAACTTCGTGCCGAAATTGCTGACAAATTCATTAAAGCAGGTCTGTACAAAGAAGCTCTCAGTTATCTTGAAGATGCACTTGCTCACGATCCGAATGCAATATTCCTGTACAACCGTATCGGAATAGTTCTTCGTAAAATGCAGGACTTCGCCACAGCAGAGAAGTATTACTTGAAGGCGTTACAGATAAACGACAAAGATGAATATCTCTTCTTTAACTGTGGACGTCTTTATTACGACTGGAAAAAATGGGATAAGATGGCCGAAGCCGCAAAAAAAGCGATCAAAATCAATCCCAATTTTGCTGAAGCTGAAAAAATGCTTAAATTTGCCAACAAAAAAATCGGCTGA
- a CDS encoding D-glycero-alpha-D-manno-heptose-1,7-bisphosphate 7-phosphatase, translating to MENYILLDRDGTIIADKHYLSDPAGVEILPNAKEGLKRIQDAGFGLIVITNQSGIGRGYYSTHDMEAVNSKMEELLAPSGIKFTAIYHCPHTPEQNCNCRKPAPEMFDRAIEEFKLDPANCYVIGDKLCDIELGLAKGAGTILVRTGKGAKEEPKCKGKATYIADDLLDAAEFIINS from the coding sequence ATGGAAAACTATATTCTTCTTGATCGGGACGGCACTATAATCGCCGACAAACACTATCTAAGCGACCCTGCAGGAGTTGAAATTCTGCCGAATGCGAAAGAAGGGCTTAAACGGATTCAGGATGCAGGATTCGGTCTGATCGTCATTACCAATCAATCCGGAATAGGCCGCGGATATTATTCCACTCATGACATGGAAGCAGTAAATAGCAAAATGGAAGAGCTGTTAGCCCCAAGCGGAATCAAATTCACAGCGATATATCACTGTCCACATACACCGGAACAAAATTGCAACTGCCGCAAACCTGCACCGGAAATGTTTGACAGAGCTATTGAAGAATTTAAATTAGATCCAGCAAATTGCTACGTAATAGGCGACAAGCTGTGTGACATAGAACTTGGCTTAGCCAAAGGGGCCGGCACAATTCTAGTCCGCACAGGCAAAGGGGCTAAAGAAGAACCCAAATGCAAAGGCAAAGCCACATACATTGCTGACGATCTGCTTGATGCGGCTGAATTTATTATAAATAGTTAA
- a CDS encoding NUDIX domain-containing protein: protein MIGSKPCPHCGNDIVIYRNPVPTVDIVIYDPCQGVVLIKRNNPPLGWALPGGFVDYGETLEHAAVREAKEETNLDVVLTGLVGVYSMPCRDDRQHTISITYSSVACDTRILKAGDDAGGARFFKLGDLPDLVFDHRDILQDFSAKILSLKTSASVGS from the coding sequence ATGATTGGCTCTAAACCATGTCCCCATTGCGGCAATGATATTGTCATTTATCGCAATCCGGTTCCCACTGTAGATATTGTTATTTATGACCCCTGTCAGGGGGTTGTGTTGATCAAGAGGAATAATCCTCCGCTTGGGTGGGCTTTGCCTGGAGGGTTTGTTGATTACGGAGAAACTCTTGAACACGCTGCTGTCCGTGAAGCAAAAGAAGAGACAAATCTTGATGTTGTGCTGACAGGGCTGGTTGGGGTTTATTCCATGCCGTGCCGTGACGACAGGCAGCATACAATAAGCATTACCTACAGCTCTGTTGCCTGTGATACGCGAATTCTTAAAGCCGGTGATGATGCCGGAGGTGCCCGCTTTTTTAAACTGGGCGATCTTCCTGACTTGGTGTTTGATCATCGGGATATTTTGCAGGACTTCTCAGCTAAAATACTTTCGTTAAAAACTTCGGCCTCGGTAGGGTCTTAA
- a CDS encoding L-threonylcarbamoyladenylate synthase yields the protein MTEVDAVKIIRSGGVLIYPTETLFAIGADASDEGAANRVALVKGRPVSKPLPLIIGSMDQLELVTKFASPEVLKLAKAFWPGPLSILVKGRDELPYAVKDSFGYTSVRWTDHPVAAKICLAARTPLIATSANISGNKAAEKIEDLDAELVKLVEGVFDGKPAPRGGSPSTVIEPLSDGRVKVLRDGVISKESLTQAGFVVVD from the coding sequence ATGACCGAAGTTGATGCTGTAAAAATAATAAGATCAGGCGGGGTACTTATATATCCTACCGAAACGTTGTTTGCCATTGGGGCGGATGCAAGTGATGAGGGGGCTGCAAACCGTGTTGCTCTTGTGAAAGGACGCCCTGTTTCTAAGCCGTTACCCCTTATTATAGGTAGCATGGATCAACTCGAACTTGTTACTAAGTTTGCATCTCCTGAGGTTCTTAAACTTGCGAAAGCTTTTTGGCCGGGACCTCTTTCTATCTTGGTTAAAGGTAGAGATGAATTGCCTTACGCAGTAAAAGATTCATTCGGCTATACATCCGTGAGATGGACTGATCATCCTGTTGCTGCAAAAATATGCCTTGCGGCTCGTACTCCTCTTATTGCCACCAGTGCAAATATTAGCGGTAATAAAGCTGCGGAAAAAATTGAAGACCTTGATGCAGAGTTGGTGAAGCTGGTCGAGGGTGTATTTGACGGTAAGCCTGCTCCGCGCGGCGGGAGTCCTTCAACTGTGATTGAACCGCTTAGCGATGGAAGAGTGAAGGTTCTCAGGGATGGAGTAATCTCCAAAGAATCTTTGACTCAGGCTGGATTCGTAGTTGTAGACTAA
- the glgB gene encoding 1,4-alpha-glucan branching protein GlgB, with protein sequence MPETLPVYIAPFDLFMFGKGEHWDLYRILGAHFDVQDKKEGYRFAVWAPNARNIYVAGDFNSWDSRTNPLFPVGVSGIWAGFVPDVVPGQMYKFQVIQSDGREVTKTDPFAFRSEMRPGHAAVTWGLENHEWADEAWMTARRSAGIPLNKPMSCYEVHLGSWRRNNWDYRTYRQLTEELIPYAKDMGFTHIELMPIAEHPLDESWGYQTSHYFSPTSRHGTPDDLRYFIDKCHQEGIGVILDWVPGHFPKDEWGLGRFDGTALYEHADPRKGEHPDWGTYIFNFGRHEVCNFLLTNALYWLKEFHIDGLRIDAVASMLYLDYSRKEGEWVANDHGGNENVEAIEMFKQLNTVVHDQFPGAMMIAEESTSWPGVSRPVYTGGLGFTFKWNMGWMNDTLDYVSKSPIHRAYHHNSLTFSMIYAFSENFVLPISHDEVVHGKGALLSKMPGDTWQQMANLRLLFSYQWAHPGKKLLFMGCEFGQWNEWDCRKELDWVLLGFPAHQGLRSTVTDLNRTMRENPAMYKRDNDWSGFEWVDFSDYKSSTISFLRKSSGDKPILWVFNFTPVVRTGYCLGCPQGGRWKEIFNSDSEIYGGSNVGNVGEVVAKKAGDIGSFPYYLELTLPPLGAIALRPE encoded by the coding sequence ATGCCTGAAACTTTACCTGTCTACATAGCCCCTTTTGATTTGTTTATGTTCGGGAAAGGTGAGCACTGGGATCTTTATCGTATCCTCGGGGCGCATTTTGATGTGCAGGATAAAAAGGAAGGATATCGTTTTGCCGTGTGGGCTCCTAATGCCCGTAATATTTATGTTGCCGGAGATTTCAACAGTTGGGACAGCAGAACCAATCCGCTGTTCCCCGTCGGTGTGTCCGGTATCTGGGCAGGATTTGTACCTGATGTTGTCCCCGGGCAGATGTATAAATTTCAGGTAATTCAAAGTGACGGACGTGAAGTAACAAAAACAGATCCTTTTGCATTCCGGTCAGAAATGAGACCCGGTCATGCCGCTGTTACATGGGGGCTTGAAAATCATGAATGGGCGGATGAAGCGTGGATGACAGCCCGTCGAAGTGCCGGTATTCCTCTCAATAAGCCTATGTCCTGCTATGAAGTGCATTTAGGTTCATGGCGCAGAAATAACTGGGATTATCGTACTTATCGTCAGCTGACGGAAGAACTTATTCCTTATGCAAAAGATATGGGATTTACCCATATTGAGCTTATGCCTATTGCCGAGCATCCTTTGGACGAGTCGTGGGGGTATCAGACCAGTCATTATTTTTCTCCCACATCGCGTCACGGCACTCCTGATGATTTAAGATATTTTATTGATAAATGTCATCAGGAAGGAATCGGAGTTATTCTTGACTGGGTTCCCGGTCATTTCCCGAAGGATGAGTGGGGGCTTGGACGTTTTGACGGGACCGCACTTTATGAGCATGCAGACCCGCGTAAAGGTGAGCATCCTGACTGGGGTACATATATTTTTAATTTCGGCCGGCACGAAGTTTGTAACTTTCTGCTGACCAATGCCCTTTACTGGCTTAAAGAATTTCATATTGATGGGCTTCGCATTGATGCTGTGGCTTCCATGCTTTATCTTGATTATTCAAGAAAAGAGGGCGAATGGGTTGCAAATGATCATGGCGGCAACGAGAATGTAGAAGCCATTGAAATGTTTAAACAGCTCAACACTGTTGTTCATGACCAGTTTCCCGGCGCAATGATGATTGCTGAAGAATCGACTTCATGGCCGGGAGTTTCACGTCCAGTTTATACCGGCGGGCTTGGATTTACCTTCAAGTGGAATATGGGGTGGATGAATGACACGCTTGATTATGTCAGCAAAAGCCCTATACACCGCGCATATCATCATAATAGTTTAACTTTTTCTATGATTTATGCTTTCAGTGAGAACTTTGTTCTACCTATTTCGCATGATGAAGTTGTGCACGGTAAAGGTGCTCTTTTATCGAAAATGCCCGGCGATACTTGGCAGCAGATGGCTAATTTACGTCTGCTTTTCAGTTATCAGTGGGCTCATCCGGGCAAGAAATTATTATTCATGGGCTGCGAGTTCGGGCAGTGGAATGAATGGGATTGCCGCAAAGAATTAGATTGGGTATTGCTTGGTTTTCCTGCACATCAGGGGCTGCGTAGTACTGTGACTGATTTAAACAGAACAATGCGCGAGAACCCCGCCATGTACAAACGGGACAACGACTGGTCCGGTTTTGAGTGGGTAGATTTCAGCGATTACAAATCTTCTACCATAAGCTTTTTACGCAAGAGTTCCGGCGACAAGCCCATTCTCTGGGTTTTTAACTTCACACCGGTGGTGCGGACAGGCTATTGTCTCGGATGTCCGCAAGGTGGCAGGTGGAAGGAAATATTTAATTCCGATTCAGAAATATACGGCGGGTCCAATGTCGGCAATGTAGGTGAAGTTGTTGCCAAGAAAGCCGGAGATATCGGATCTTTTCCATATTATCTGGAACTGACACTGCCGCCGCTCGGTGCTATAGCTTTGCGTCCTGAGTAA
- the glgA gene encoding glycogen synthase GlgA, with amino-acid sequence MHDVLYVTSEMYPFSKTGGLGDVMGALPPCVHYKGVNAAVITPFYGRMNLAGHKLRLVYSDLHVGYPWPSTTAEIYQTDYDGMPVYFVARGEYFDRRHYYNTHNGDYFDNCERFIFFCKAVLKWARLLPSPPAVIHSHDWQSSLVPPYLYFERAKDSFWKNTKTVSTIHNLAFQGRFSERLFHESGLPAEAWSMQGAEFYGDFNMLKSSIAYSDAVTAVSPTYAQEILGPEFGCGLEGFLKLHKDKIEGILNGADYNVWDPSEDKFLPCRYTAEDISGKQKCKRSMLREFNISDQFADKPVFGFIGRLRDQKGVDLLIDIIPKLMKKDIGLIVLGEGNLAYEAQLLDLMEAYAGKMSVRVGYTENLAHSIQAGSDIFLMPSRYEPCGLTQIYALRFGTPPVATAVGGLRDTITPFPDEAATGFTFAEPDSDLFFEAIESAIAAWHDRKEWKKMVKRAMLKEFTWDHSADEYIKLYRKLGARI; translated from the coding sequence GTGCATGACGTTTTATACGTAACTTCGGAAATGTATCCTTTTTCTAAGACAGGTGGGCTCGGCGACGTTATGGGAGCTTTGCCTCCTTGCGTTCATTATAAAGGTGTTAACGCTGCGGTGATTACTCCATTTTACGGGCGGATGAATCTGGCCGGACACAAACTTAGACTTGTATATTCTGACCTGCATGTAGGATATCCGTGGCCGTCTACCACCGCTGAAATATATCAGACAGACTATGACGGGATGCCTGTTTATTTTGTAGCAAGGGGAGAGTATTTTGATCGTCGCCATTACTACAACACCCATAACGGAGATTATTTTGATAATTGCGAAAGATTTATCTTCTTTTGTAAAGCTGTTTTAAAGTGGGCGAGACTGCTGCCCAGTCCTCCGGCCGTAATCCATTCGCACGACTGGCAATCTTCGCTTGTTCCTCCGTATTTGTATTTTGAACGAGCCAAAGATTCTTTCTGGAAAAACACCAAAACAGTCTCAACTATTCATAATCTTGCCTTTCAGGGGCGATTTTCTGAAAGGCTTTTTCATGAGTCAGGACTTCCGGCCGAAGCATGGTCCATGCAAGGAGCAGAGTTTTATGGCGACTTTAATATGCTGAAATCCAGTATTGCGTACAGCGACGCTGTCACTGCCGTCAGTCCTACTTATGCACAAGAAATTTTAGGGCCGGAGTTCGGCTGTGGCCTTGAAGGTTTTTTAAAACTGCATAAAGATAAAATAGAAGGGATTTTGAACGGCGCAGACTATAATGTATGGGACCCGAGCGAAGATAAATTTTTGCCATGCAGATACACCGCTGAAGATATCAGCGGTAAGCAGAAATGTAAGCGGAGCATGTTGCGCGAATTTAATATATCAGATCAATTTGCAGATAAACCTGTTTTCGGGTTCATAGGCCGCCTCAGGGATCAGAAGGGTGTTGACCTGCTGATTGACATTATTCCGAAGCTTATGAAAAAAGACATCGGTCTTATTGTGCTTGGTGAAGGGAATCTTGCCTACGAAGCGCAGCTTCTCGACCTGATGGAAGCGTATGCAGGTAAAATGAGTGTCCGGGTCGGATATACCGAAAACCTGGCTCATTCTATTCAGGCTGGGTCGGATATTTTCTTAATGCCGTCAAGGTATGAACCGTGCGGTCTGACGCAGATTTATGCTTTGAGGTTCGGAACCCCGCCTGTTGCGACAGCTGTGGGCGGATTACGTGATACTATCACTCCGTTTCCTGACGAAGCTGCAACCGGATTTACTTTTGCCGAGCCTGATTCCGATTTGTTTTTCGAGGCAATCGAGTCGGCTATTGCTGCCTGGCACGACAGAAAAGAGTGGAAGAAAATGGTTAAACGGGCAATGCTGAAAGAGTTCACATGGGATCATTCAGCTGATGAGTATATTAAATTGTATCGCAAACTCGGCGCGAGAATTTAG
- a CDS encoding response regulator: MRALIAEDEFVSRKFISTFLSTIFEIDIAVNGKEAFEAYKIAFAEGKPYTLICMDIMMPEMDGITSLEAIRAFEKENSVPSKKCVKVFMTTALNDPKTVIRSFHDVEASAFLVKPILKEKLFEELEKLGLLNK, from the coding sequence ATGCGTGCTCTTATAGCAGAAGATGAATTTGTGAGCAGAAAGTTTATCTCCACTTTTTTATCCACTATTTTTGAAATAGATATTGCGGTAAACGGAAAAGAGGCTTTTGAGGCATATAAAATTGCCTTTGCCGAAGGAAAACCGTACACACTCATCTGTATGGATATAATGATGCCTGAAATGGATGGGATCACATCTCTTGAAGCAATACGGGCTTTTGAAAAAGAAAACTCCGTTCCAAGTAAAAAGTGTGTAAAAGTTTTCATGACTACGGCACTTAATGATCCTAAAACTGTCATCCGCTCATTTCATGATGTTGAAGCTTCGGCTTTTCTAGTAAAACCTATTTTAAAAGAAAAACTTTTCGAAGAGCTTGAAAAACTGGGCTTACTGAATAAATAA